The window ACCAAGGAGACGCCCATGCCCCTTGTCCTGAAGGCGGCGCGAAGAGCTACCGCCGTGGCACTCGCGCTCGGTTCCCTCATCTTCCTGTCGCCGACACCGGCCCAGGCCGCTACGTACGTGGAGTTGCGCAACGACGAGACCCTCAAGTGCCTGGCCATTCCCGGCTCCGACGACAGCAACGGCGTCGCGGCCGTCCAGTGGACGTGCAACGACAACGACGATCAGCGCTGGGAGCTGCGTAACAAGGGGGACGGCAAGGTCTGGCTCGTCAACAAGGCAACCGGCAAATGCCTCGCCGCCAGCAACGACAAGGGCGTCACGACCGTCCAGTACTCCTGCGAAGGTTTGAACTCCTCCGAATTCCTCTGGATCTACGACAGCATTGGCCGCCTGCGTCACCCGTACGGCGACTGGTGCCTCGCCGTTCCCCGCTCCGACACCGCCAGCGGCGTCAAGCCGATCCTGTGGACCTGCACCCTCAGCGAGGACCAGCAGTGGAGCTGATCCGGTCTCAGGCCGCAGCCGTGGCCCTCAACGCCGGCCACAGCTCCATCCGTACGTCCGGGTCGTCCAGGGAGCGGCCCAGGATCTCCTCGACGCAGCGCATGCGGTAGCGCAGGGTGCGGCGCTGCCCGTCCTCGGTCAGCCGTCTTGGCCCTGCGGTCCGACGAACTGCATGGAGAGGTGGGCCGGTTCGCTCAGCGGTTCAGGCAGACGCCAGCTTCCGGATGCGCGGGTGGTTCGCCAGGGCCCACCGCACGGTCTTCGGCGGGCGTCCGAGCAGGCTTTCCAACAGGTCGGTGGCTCCGCGGTAGCCACCGCCGCCCATCAGCCGGGTCAGGGTCTTCAGGTGCTCCGCGGTGTGCGGGAGCGCGGCCAGGGCGGTGTCCACGTAGGTCTCGTTCCAGGTTTCTACCTCTTCGGGAACGTACGTGACCTCGCGTCCCAGAACGGCCGCGTAGTCCTCCGCGAACTCGTGCATGTCCTTCAGCTCCGGGCCGTTGAGGTCGTAGGACTTCGAGATATGCGGCTCCGGGTCGGCCAGGATCTTCACGCACAGCTCCGCCACGTCGTAGCCCGCGATGGGCGCGAGCCGATGGTCACCGAAGGGCAGGCGCAGTTCACCCCTGCTCAGCGGCTCCAGCGCCAGCCAGGTCATCAGGGGGTTCTCGACGAACATGGCCGCCCGGATGTTGACGGTCGGGAGGCCGGACCAGTCCAGCACCTGCTCGGCGACCCAATGGGCGCGTTGCTGCGGCGACCAGTTGGCCACGAGTCCGCCGAGCCACGCACGCCGCTCTTCCTCCGGCGCGGTCATCTTGTCGAACGTCATGAACGACTGCTCGTACTCGGAAATGTTGACGAAGACCTCGATGTCGCCCTGGGCCCGTGCCGCGGCGGCCATCAGGCTGACGGCGTCGGTGTAGTACGGCGACAGGCTCATGCTGAAGTAGATGCGGCGGACGCCCTTCAGCGCGGCGCTCACTTCGGCGATGGTGAGCAGGTCACCGATGAAGACCTCGGCCCCGGCCTGACGGAGCGCATGCGCGCGTTCGTCGTCCTGGCGCACGAACGCGCGCACCGGGTGCCCTTGTTCGAGCAGCATGTCGACCATCGTCCGGCTCACACCGCCGACTTCGCCGGCGGCACCGGTGATCAGGATGGGGTTGCGATCGGGCATCAAGGTGTCCTCTGTCTTGTGGGGGGAGCCAGTTGTTGAGAAAGCCACGAGGCGGGTGCCGCGTGACGTCATCGGGACGCGGAGTCGTCGATGCGGTTGAGGGAAGTCGAGGAGTGCGGCGTTGACCTCGGCGGGACGCTCCTGCTGTGTCCAGTGCCCGCAACCCGGCAGCACCGCCGGGTCCTGCAGTTGAGGCGCGGCAGCGGTCAGCGGGTTGCCCGACCCGCCCTGGCCACGGAAATCTCGCTCAGCGAGGTGCCCCGGTCCGGGGGACGCAGCGCGGTGACCAGGTCGCGGGCTCCCACCACATACAGCGCAGGACCGTCGATCCCGAGACCCCGGAAGGGTGCGAGCAGTTCGTTGTAGCGTTCGATGTTCCGGCACCCGTCGAAGACTCCGGTGAACGCCCGCCCGTCGTGCAGGACGAAGTCCTGCACGTACGCCGGAATGTCGTCGTCCGTCGGCGACGCCGGGAGAGCGGGTGACTCCCGGCGTCGCCGCGCTGGTCGGGAGCGACGACCCGGTACCCGGCCGACCCCAGCGACCGGAACCGGTGACGCCAGGAGCACCAGTCTCTCCGGCCGGCCGTGCAGCAGGAGGACCAGCGGCCCTGCCCGTGTTCGGCGATGTGCAGCCGGAACCCGCTGGCACCGGCGAAGCGGTGGGTGGGCGAGCTGTCCACACGGGGCTCTCTGGACAACGCGGGTGGTGTCACTTCTTCAGCTGGGCGTACATGGCTTCCAGGTCGGAGGACAGCTGGGACTTGACCCAGCGGGTGGTGTCGTCGGCCAGCACCTCGTGTGCTCCGGCCTCGATGCCGTCGAGTGCGGCCACGGCGATGTCGCGGGGGTCGGCCTTGGGTGCGTCGAGACCCGAGGTCATTTCAGTGTCCACGTAGGCCATGTGGAGCCCGGTCACCGCGATGCCGCGAGGCTGAAGCTCCAGGCGCAGGGAGTTGGTCTGCGACCACAGGGCGGCCTTGGAGGCGCCGTAGGGCGTGCCGTCGGCAAGCCAGGACAGGACGGAGTGGGCGTTGAGGATGTGGCCCCCGCCGTTGCGCTCGATGACCGGCACGAAGGCCCGGGTGACCAGCAGCGGCCCGTAGAAGTTGGTCTCCAGATCCCGACGCACGTCCTCCATCGGGGAGTTGAGGTACGAAGCGCGGACGGAGGCGCCGGCGTTGTTGATCAGGATGGTGACGTCCTGGGCCTGCTCGGCTGCGGCCGCCACGGATGCCGGGTCGGTGGCCTCGAGCGCCAGCGGGACGGCATCGGGGTGAGTCACCGTGCGCGGGTCACGGGCCGTGGCGTAGACCTTGCCGGCCCCGCGCACGTAGAGCTCCTCGACCAGCATCTTGCCGATGCCACGGCTGCCTCCGGTGACGAAGACGCTGGCGCCCTTGATTGCTGTCATGACTGCCTCCACAAAGATGAAAACCGATCGGTTTCACCACCGTAAACCGATCGGTTTCGTGATGCAAGTCGGGTGGAGCGCGGATGCCCACGGCACGCGGGGTCGAGGTGGAGTCGGACAGAGTTCAGGCTTCAGGGGCTGGCTGGCTTCATGTCCATCTGCGAAGTCCGTACTCGACGGGCTCAGGCCGGTGAAAGCCGCGAGTCCGTCGGCAGTGATCGACGTGGCCTGGCTGGACCTCGGGCGGAGTTCAGCGGAGTGACGTGAGGAGTGGCGTGTCGCACGGCTCGGTGTCGCCGACGTGCTCGGCCGCGCACCCTTGCGAGTCTGGCCTGGGGTCGGTGACCAAGTACGGCGGGCGGGTCGGCGAGGCGCGCGACGACAGGGAACAGGCCCGACGGCCCCGACGGCCTTTGTCGCGACGCGACGTCGCGACGAGGGGCGGCCCAGTCCGCGGGAGCCGGCGCGCGGCGCCGTACAGACGGGTCACCCACCCTGCCTGAACTGGAGCCCACGCACCAGAGTCGTGGGATGATCCGGCCCCCGATCCGGCCCTCCCTGTGTCACCTGTCGCCGCCGCGGCACCGCGCCGGTCGCCTCGACGCCGCATGCAAAGGCGACCCGGTCGCTGGTGCGTTGGGAGGGAAACGGATGCGGCCGGTGGATGACGGTCAATCCCACGACTGTGGCGGCTCGACGGACATAGTGCTGAGGATCACCCTGTGCGAGATGGAGTCGCTCATGTCCGCCGCGTGCATCTCCGGTGCTTCTTATGGAACCGGAATCACCGGCAGGACGATGCGGGAGGGGCGGGCGGGGTCGTGGAAGACGCGCTGGCGGGCCACTCGGGCCGTGGTCGCGCTCTCCTCGGGTTCGCCAGTGTTGAGGTTGCGGTCCCAGCGGGGGAAGTTGCTGGAGGTGACCTGGACCCGTATCCGGTGACCCGCTTTGAAGGCGATACTGGTCGACCACAGGTCCACGACGTGCTCAGCCGCCTCGCCCGGTGTCGCCGCACGCACCCGCACGATGCCGTCGGCCACGTTGCGGGAGACGCCCGACTCGTCGACGTCGCACAGGCGTGCCACCCAGTCGGTCGAGGGTCCGTCCGTGGCGGCGAAGAGCACGGCCCGGACCCGGCCGGTCACCTCGACGTCCTCGGTGAGCGGTTCGGTGGTGAAGACCAGGACGTCCTCGCGCGCCTCCACAGCCGCCTGGTCGAGCGGCCCGGGACGGAACTCGTCGGCGTTCAGGAGCCCGCCACCCATGAGAATCGCGCCGCCGGTGGTCGGCACCGGGTCCAGGGGGTCGTAGGTGAACTCCTCGGCCTGCTCGGCGGCGGACGGCGGCTCCTGCGTCAGGCGTCCGTCCGCGCGCAGGTGGAAGTCCGTGTCCGCGGCCCGCGACAGGGGCCATTCCGTCTCCTCGCGCCACTGGTTGATACCCATGACGAACAGCAGCACCGTGCCCGTGTCCGGCTCCACAGCTCCACCGTCGCCGCCTTCGCCGCCTTCGCCGCCTTCGCCGCCTTCGCCGAGGGTGCGGTGGAACCAGTCGTACTGCATGTCGTGCACGCGTCCGCGCATGCCCATGTAGTCGGAGTGCGCGCCGAACCCGAAGTTGACGTCACCGACCACGTGCCGCCAGTTGGTGTGGGTCCACGGGCCCATGACCAGCGTGGCGGAATGGCCGGCGCGGCGCATCGCGGCGAAGTTG of the Streptomyces aurantiacus genome contains:
- a CDS encoding RICIN domain-containing protein produces the protein MPLVLKAARRATAVALALGSLIFLSPTPAQAATYVELRNDETLKCLAIPGSDDSNGVAAVQWTCNDNDDQRWELRNKGDGKVWLVNKATGKCLAASNDKGVTTVQYSCEGLNSSEFLWIYDSIGRLRHPYGDWCLAVPRSDTASGVKPILWTCTLSEDQQWS
- a CDS encoding NmrA family NAD(P)-binding protein produces the protein MPDRNPILITGAAGEVGGVSRTMVDMLLEQGHPVRAFVRQDDERAHALRQAGAEVFIGDLLTIAEVSAALKGVRRIYFSMSLSPYYTDAVSLMAAAARAQGDIEVFVNISEYEQSFMTFDKMTAPEEERRAWLGGLVANWSPQQRAHWVAEQVLDWSGLPTVNIRAAMFVENPLMTWLALEPLSRGELRLPFGDHRLAPIAGYDVAELCVKILADPEPHISKSYDLNGPELKDMHEFAEDYAAVLGREVTYVPEEVETWNETYVDTALAALPHTAEHLKTLTRLMGGGGYRGATDLLESLLGRPPKTVRWALANHPRIRKLASA
- a CDS encoding SDR family oxidoreductase: MTAIKGASVFVTGGSRGIGKMLVEELYVRGAGKVYATARDPRTVTHPDAVPLALEATDPASVAAAAEQAQDVTILINNAGASVRASYLNSPMEDVRRDLETNFYGPLLVTRAFVPVIERNGGGHILNAHSVLSWLADGTPYGASKAALWSQTNSLRLELQPRGIAVTGLHMAYVDTEMTSGLDAPKADPRDIAVAALDGIEAGAHEVLADDTTRWVKSQLSSDLEAMYAQLKK
- a CDS encoding CocE/NonD family hydrolase, coding for MAEIQIGFDVPAEMRDGTVLRADVYRPGGTGPWPVLLARLPYGKQTPMMGVVLDPLAAARHGFLVVLQDTRGRFASKGEWEPFTYEESDGYDTVRWAAALTGSNGSVGMIGGSYFGNTQWMAALSKPPELKAIAPMITWSDPDDGLWTRGGAIELGLSVPWSLLQGADTLMRRHSTDLDGLVNGITGLVQDFDGLASGGYGELPAGRFPAFARHDLPELGYERSRREPEWAASCTVAGRHGEVELPTFQVGGWFDVFSQGTLDNFAAMRRAGHSATLVMGPWTHTNWRHVVGDVNFGFGAHSDYMGMRGRVHDMQYDWFHRTLGEGGEGGEGGEGGDGGAVEPDTGTVLLFVMGINQWREETEWPLSRAADTDFHLRADGRLTQEPPSAAEQAEEFTYDPLDPVPTTGGAILMGGGLLNADEFRPGPLDQAAVEAREDVLVFTTEPLTEDVEVTGRVRAVLFAATDGPSTDWVARLCDVDESGVSRNVADGIVRVRAATPGEAAEHVVDLWSTSIAFKAGHRIRVQVTSSNFPRWDRNLNTGEPEESATTARVARQRVFHDPARPSRIVLPVIPVP